One Paraburkholderia dioscoreae DNA segment encodes these proteins:
- a CDS encoding DUF779 domain-containing protein, with amino-acid sequence MADEKEVARVIATPAAVELIDKLRAEHGAVLFHQSGGCCDGSAPMMFPQSEFMVGSSDVKLGTIADVPFYMSESQFEYWQHTQLIIDVVPGNGGMFSLERPSGLRFLTRSRLFEDDENAWLETHPVQRADA; translated from the coding sequence ATGGCTGATGAGAAAGAAGTTGCCCGCGTAATTGCAACGCCTGCCGCTGTCGAGCTGATCGACAAGCTGCGCGCGGAGCACGGGGCCGTGCTGTTCCATCAATCCGGTGGATGCTGCGACGGCAGCGCGCCGATGATGTTTCCTCAAAGCGAGTTCATGGTCGGTTCGTCCGATGTGAAACTCGGCACGATTGCGGACGTGCCGTTCTATATGAGCGAATCGCAATTCGAATACTGGCAGCACACGCAGTTGATCATCGACGTGGTGCCGGGTAATGGCGGAATGTTCTCTCTGGAGCGGCCGAGCGGTTTGCGGTTCCTGACGCGCTCCCGTCTTTTCGAGGACGACGAAAACGCGTGGCTGGAAACGCATCCGGTGCAGCGAGCCGATGCCTGA
- the adh gene encoding aldehyde dehydrogenase yields MNHAEMQFLTTEFPYKKQYANFIGGEWVKPVGGEYFDNVSPITGEPFTSIPRSREADIELALDAAHRAKTAWGKTSAADRANILNRIADRMEANLQRLAVAETIDNGKPLRETAAADIPLAIDHFRYFAGAVRAQEGSLSEIDHDTVAYHFHEPLGVVGQIIPWNFPILMAVWKLAPALAAGNCVVLKPAEQTPASILVLIELIQDLLPPGVLNVVNGFGLEAGKPLASSKRIAKIAFTGETTTGRLIMQYASQNIIPVTLELGGKSPNIFFADVMNEDDSFFDKALEGFAMFALNQGEVCTCPSRVLIDEKIYDRFMERALKRVAAITQGHPLDTKTMIGAQASQEQLEKILSYVDLGKQEGAECLIGGERNTLGGELSKGYYVKPTVFRGNNKMRIFQEEIFGPVVSVTTFRNEEEALEIANDTLYGLGAGVWTRDGTRAYRFGRQIQAGRVWTNCYHAYPAHAAFGGYKQSGIGRENHKMMLDHYQQTKNLLVSYSDKPLGFF; encoded by the coding sequence ATGAATCACGCAGAGATGCAATTTCTGACCACCGAATTCCCGTACAAAAAGCAGTATGCGAACTTTATCGGCGGCGAGTGGGTGAAGCCCGTGGGCGGCGAGTACTTCGACAACGTGTCGCCGATCACCGGCGAGCCGTTTACCTCGATCCCCCGTTCGCGCGAAGCCGACATCGAACTCGCGCTCGACGCCGCGCATCGTGCGAAAACGGCGTGGGGCAAAACCTCGGCTGCGGATCGTGCGAATATCCTGAATCGCATTGCCGACCGCATGGAAGCGAACCTGCAACGTCTCGCCGTGGCCGAGACGATCGACAACGGCAAGCCGTTGCGCGAAACCGCGGCCGCCGACATTCCGCTCGCGATCGATCACTTCCGCTATTTCGCCGGCGCCGTGCGTGCGCAGGAAGGCTCGCTCTCAGAGATCGACCACGACACGGTCGCATATCACTTTCATGAGCCGCTTGGCGTAGTCGGCCAGATCATTCCGTGGAACTTCCCGATCCTGATGGCCGTGTGGAAGCTCGCGCCCGCACTTGCCGCCGGCAACTGCGTGGTGCTCAAGCCTGCCGAGCAGACACCGGCGTCGATCCTCGTGCTGATCGAACTGATTCAGGACTTGCTGCCGCCGGGTGTGCTGAATGTGGTCAATGGTTTCGGTCTCGAAGCCGGCAAGCCGCTCGCGTCGAGCAAGCGTATCGCCAAGATCGCATTTACCGGCGAAACCACGACCGGGCGCCTGATCATGCAGTACGCAAGCCAGAACATCATTCCCGTCACGCTCGAACTCGGCGGCAAAAGCCCGAATATTTTCTTCGCCGACGTGATGAACGAGGACGACAGCTTTTTCGACAAGGCACTCGAAGGCTTCGCGATGTTTGCGCTGAATCAGGGCGAGGTGTGTACCTGTCCGTCGCGCGTATTGATCGATGAAAAGATTTACGACCGCTTCATGGAACGCGCGCTAAAGCGCGTCGCGGCGATTACGCAAGGGCATCCGCTCGACACGAAGACGATGATCGGCGCGCAGGCCTCGCAGGAGCAACTCGAAAAAATCCTCTCATATGTGGATCTCGGCAAACAGGAAGGCGCCGAATGTCTGATTGGCGGCGAACGCAATACGCTTGGCGGTGAGTTGAGCAAAGGCTATTACGTGAAGCCGACCGTATTTCGCGGCAACAACAAGATGCGCATCTTCCAGGAAGAGATCTTCGGACCGGTCGTCTCCGTCACGACATTCAGGAACGAAGAAGAGGCACTCGAAATCGCCAACGATACGCTCTACGGCCTCGGTGCCGGCGTATGGACGCGCGACGGCACGCGCGCATATCGCTTCGGCCGGCAGATTCAGGCAGGCCGCGTGTGGACCAATTGCTATCACGCCTATCCGGCACATGCGGCGTTCGGCGGATACAAGCAGTCTGGCATTGGCCGCGAGAATCACAAGATGATGCTCGACCATTATCAGCAGACCAAGAACCTGCTCGTCAGTTATAGCGACAAGCCGCTCGGTTTCTTCTAA
- a CDS encoding helix-turn-helix domain-containing protein — protein MTTDTSGDSLPASTLTPQPSFCVQTRVAHDADEQARNLHGWSQTYDQLTAGCFVGGLTELCLDHTQVFVETTSHTLRQTCEVQKDAYWFGIPTCPAGSGRIDAQVIAGDALAFRPGGIEFELLTSAGYEIFGVVVKGEVLRRYAAQVERVGLADHVPNTPVVPIGMARKEQLCATLRQLLDDGAARGAPLSSVGRNNLQAAVLASLFDVGALPASEPVAMPARPRSQSIVSEARDYVLLNRDRAVSVPELCGQLHVSRRTLQYCFQDVLGMAPATYLRAIRLNGARRDLSNAARESCSVQDVATAWGFWHLSQFATDYRKLFGMRPSETLKAAADARVERAGAFNAVALAHH, from the coding sequence ATGACGACTGACACTTCCGGCGACAGCTTGCCAGCCTCGACGCTCACACCACAGCCGAGCTTCTGCGTGCAGACCCGCGTCGCCCATGACGCCGATGAGCAGGCGCGCAACCTTCACGGCTGGAGCCAGACCTACGACCAGTTGACAGCCGGGTGCTTTGTCGGCGGCCTGACGGAATTGTGTCTCGACCACACGCAGGTGTTTGTCGAAACGACCAGCCATACGCTGCGGCAAACCTGCGAAGTGCAGAAGGACGCCTACTGGTTTGGCATCCCGACTTGCCCCGCGGGGTCGGGGCGTATCGACGCGCAGGTGATCGCCGGCGACGCGCTCGCGTTTCGTCCGGGCGGGATCGAATTCGAACTGCTAACCTCGGCGGGTTACGAGATTTTCGGCGTGGTGGTTAAAGGCGAAGTGCTGCGCCGTTACGCGGCGCAAGTGGAGCGCGTCGGTCTGGCCGACCATGTGCCGAACACGCCGGTCGTGCCGATCGGCATGGCGCGCAAGGAGCAGTTGTGCGCCACGCTGCGCCAGTTGCTCGACGACGGCGCGGCGCGCGGCGCGCCGCTATCGTCGGTTGGTCGCAACAATCTGCAGGCCGCAGTGCTGGCTTCGCTATTCGACGTGGGCGCGTTGCCCGCCTCGGAGCCGGTTGCGATGCCGGCGCGTCCGCGCAGTCAGTCGATCGTATCGGAGGCGCGCGACTATGTGCTGCTCAATCGCGACCGGGCGGTGAGCGTGCCCGAGTTGTGTGGGCAACTGCATGTGAGCCGGCGCACGCTGCAATACTGCTTTCAGGACGTGCTCGGCATGGCGCCCGCCACGTATCTGCGCGCGATTCGCCTGAATGGCGCGCGGCGCGATCTGTCGAATGCAGCGCGCGAATCATGCTCGGTGCAGGACGTCGCAACGGCGTGGGGCTTCTGGCACCTGAGCCAGTTCGCGACCGATTACCGGAAGCTCTTCGGCATGCGGCCTTCGGAGACGTTGAAGGCGGCGGCCGACGCTCGCGTTGAAAGGGCCGGCGCGTTCAACGCGGTTGCTTTGGCGCACCACTGA
- a CDS encoding ethanolamine ammonia-lyase subunit EutB, which yields MSYTETIGSRTYRFADLKTLMAKASPQRSGDQLAGVAAASEEERVAAKMALAQVPLRTFLNEALIPYESDEVTRLVIDDHSPRAFAEISHLTVGDFRNWLLSSTTDADALTRIAAGLTPEMVAAVSKLMRNQDLIAAARKRPVVTRFRNTVGLPGHMSVRLQPNHPTDDVKGIAASMLDGLMYGCGDAMIGINPASDNLAAITRLLLMVDDFRQRYQVPTQSCVLTHVTNTIAAIEKGAPVDLVFQSIAGTEKANAGFGISLALLQEAYEAGLSLKRGTVGNNLMYFETGQGSALSADAHFGVDQQTCEVRAYAVARKFNPFLVNTVVGFIGPEYLYDGKQITRAGLEDHFCGKLLGVPMGCDICYTNHAEADQDDMDNLLTLLGVAGINFIMGIPGADDVMLNYQSTSFHDALYVREVLGLRRAPEFEEWLESMQITDARGALLSASTQQPLLEGAPDWMGIA from the coding sequence ATGAGCTACACCGAGACGATCGGCAGCCGCACATACCGCTTTGCCGATCTGAAAACCTTGATGGCGAAAGCCAGTCCGCAACGTTCCGGCGATCAACTCGCGGGCGTGGCGGCAGCGAGCGAGGAAGAACGCGTCGCGGCCAAGATGGCGCTCGCGCAGGTGCCGCTGCGCACCTTCCTCAACGAAGCGCTGATCCCCTACGAAAGCGACGAAGTCACGCGCCTCGTGATCGACGATCATTCGCCGCGGGCGTTCGCCGAGATCTCACACCTCACGGTCGGTGATTTTCGCAACTGGCTGCTGAGCAGCACGACCGATGCCGACGCGCTCACGCGTATCGCGGCGGGCCTCACGCCGGAGATGGTCGCGGCGGTGTCCAAACTGATGCGCAATCAGGATCTGATCGCGGCGGCGCGCAAACGTCCTGTGGTTACGCGCTTTCGCAACACGGTCGGCTTACCGGGGCACATGTCGGTGCGTTTGCAACCGAATCATCCGACCGATGACGTCAAAGGCATTGCCGCATCGATGCTCGACGGCCTGATGTACGGCTGCGGCGACGCGATGATCGGCATCAATCCGGCCAGCGACAATCTCGCCGCGATCACCAGGCTGCTGCTGATGGTCGACGACTTCCGCCAACGCTATCAGGTGCCGACACAATCGTGCGTGCTGACTCACGTCACCAATACGATTGCCGCGATTGAAAAAGGCGCGCCGGTCGATCTGGTGTTCCAGTCGATTGCAGGTACGGAGAAAGCGAACGCGGGCTTTGGCATTTCGCTCGCATTGTTGCAGGAAGCCTATGAAGCGGGACTCTCGCTCAAGCGCGGCACGGTCGGCAACAATCTGATGTACTTCGAAACCGGGCAGGGCAGTGCGTTGTCGGCGGATGCGCATTTCGGCGTGGATCAGCAGACCTGCGAAGTGCGCGCCTACGCGGTCGCGCGCAAGTTCAATCCGTTTCTGGTGAATACGGTGGTCGGCTTTATTGGCCCGGAGTATCTGTACGACGGTAAGCAGATCACGCGTGCCGGTCTCGAAGATCATTTCTGCGGCAAACTGCTCGGCGTGCCGATGGGTTGCGACATCTGCTACACGAACCATGCCGAAGCCGATCAGGACGACATGGACAACCTGCTCACGCTGCTCGGCGTAGCGGGCATCAACTTCATCATGGGCATTCCGGGCGCGGACGACGTCATGCTCAACTATCAGAGCACGTCCTTCCACGACGCGCTTTATGTGCGGGAGGTACTCGGCTTGCGTCGCGCGCCGGAGTTCGAAGAATGGCTGGAATCGATGCAGATCACCGACGCGCGCGGCGCGTTGCTGAGCGCGTCGACACAACAACCGCTGCTGGAAGGGGCGCCTGACTGGATGGGCATTGCATGA
- the eutC gene encoding ethanolamine ammonia-lyase subunit EutC: protein MSEFLEKNPWNALRQFTNARIALGRAGNSLPTAPLLAFNLSHAQARDAVHHPLDTDLLHEQLRAQHFTTLDVHSAAPDREHYLRRPDLGRRLSEESRAALAAVPDDSPEVVFVIGDGLSAFAASKQSLPLLQAVIPRLADWKIGPVVVARQARVALGDEIGELLNARLVVMLIGERPGLSSPDSLGIYLTYGPKVGCSDAQRNCISNVRPEGLDYPLAAHKLHYLLTHARRLGLTGVGLKDDSDALLADTPAAPAISGDSNPGAA, encoded by the coding sequence ATGAGCGAGTTCCTCGAAAAAAATCCATGGAACGCGCTGCGGCAATTTACCAACGCACGCATCGCGCTCGGCCGCGCGGGCAATAGTCTGCCGACTGCGCCGCTGCTCGCGTTCAACCTGTCACACGCGCAGGCGCGTGACGCCGTGCATCATCCGCTCGATACGGACCTGTTGCACGAGCAGTTGCGTGCGCAACACTTCACCACGCTGGACGTGCATAGCGCCGCACCGGATCGCGAGCATTACTTGCGGCGTCCCGATCTCGGACGACGTTTATCGGAAGAGAGTCGCGCGGCGCTGGCGGCGGTTCCTGACGACTCGCCCGAGGTGGTCTTCGTCATCGGCGATGGTCTTTCGGCATTTGCCGCATCGAAGCAATCTCTTCCGCTGCTGCAAGCCGTCATTCCGCGTCTCGCGGATTGGAAGATCGGCCCGGTCGTGGTCGCGCGTCAGGCGCGCGTCGCGCTGGGTGACGAGATCGGCGAGTTGCTCAATGCAAGATTGGTGGTGATGCTGATCGGTGAGAGGCCGGGTTTGAGCTCGCCCGATAGCCTAGGCATCTATCTGACGTACGGGCCGAAAGTCGGTTGCAGCGACGCGCAACGCAACTGTATTTCGAATGTGCGTCCAGAAGGACTCGACTATCCGCTGGCCGCGCACAAACTGCACTATCTGCTGACGCACGCAAGGCGTTTGGGTCTTACGGGTGTCGGCCTGAAAGACGACAGCGATGCGCTGCTGGCAGACACACCAGCAGCACCCGCAATTAGCGGCGATTCAAACCCGGGCGCCGCGTAA
- the eat gene encoding ethanolamine permease has product MKSESKSQHVGKVTHHELKQTLGTWQLWGIAVGLVISGEYFGWSYGWASAGTLGFVITAIFIAAMYTTFIFSFTELTTSIPHAGGPFAYARHAFGPTGGYLAGAATLVEFVFAPPAIALAIGAYLHVQFPGLEPKHAAMGAYLVFMALNIVGVQIAAAFELCVTLLAIFELFVFMGVVSPGFQWSNFTKGGWSGADTFSMGSFHGMFAAIPFAIWFFLAIEGVAMAAEEAKNPKRSIPIAYVTGILTLVVLAIGVMVFAGAAGDWTKLSNINDPLPQAMKFIVGEHSGWMHMLVWLGLFGLVASFHGIILGYSRQIFALARAGYLPEWLSKVHPRFKTPHRAIIAGGVVGIAAIYSDELIQFGGQTLTANIVTMSVFGAIVMYIISMLSLFKLRRAEPNMERPFRAPLFPVFPAFALVAAVICLATMVYFNFLVAIVFAIFLALGYVYFLMTRHQREAAPADALLEE; this is encoded by the coding sequence ATGAAATCAGAGTCCAAAAGTCAGCATGTCGGCAAAGTCACGCATCACGAGTTGAAGCAGACGCTCGGCACATGGCAACTGTGGGGCATTGCGGTCGGCCTCGTCATTTCCGGGGAGTATTTCGGCTGGAGCTATGGCTGGGCGAGCGCCGGTACGCTCGGCTTCGTCATCACGGCGATTTTCATTGCCGCGATGTATACCACGTTCATTTTCAGTTTCACCGAACTCACCACGTCGATTCCGCACGCGGGCGGCCCGTTCGCGTACGCCCGCCACGCTTTCGGTCCGACCGGCGGCTATCTGGCCGGCGCGGCGACGCTCGTCGAATTCGTGTTCGCGCCACCGGCCATTGCGCTTGCCATCGGCGCCTATCTGCACGTGCAGTTTCCGGGGCTCGAACCGAAACACGCGGCAATGGGCGCGTATCTCGTGTTCATGGCGCTGAATATCGTCGGCGTGCAGATTGCCGCGGCATTCGAGTTGTGCGTGACGCTGCTTGCGATCTTCGAACTGTTCGTTTTCATGGGCGTCGTGTCGCCCGGTTTTCAGTGGTCGAATTTCACGAAGGGCGGCTGGTCCGGTGCCGACACCTTCAGCATGGGCTCGTTTCATGGCATGTTCGCGGCGATTCCGTTCGCGATCTGGTTCTTCCTCGCGATCGAAGGCGTGGCAATGGCCGCCGAAGAAGCGAAGAACCCGAAGCGTTCGATTCCGATTGCCTACGTGACCGGCATTCTGACGCTGGTGGTGCTTGCCATCGGCGTGATGGTATTTGCCGGCGCGGCGGGCGACTGGACCAAGCTGTCGAACATCAACGACCCGCTGCCGCAGGCGATGAAATTCATCGTCGGCGAACATAGCGGCTGGATGCATATGCTGGTGTGGCTCGGCCTGTTCGGACTGGTTGCTTCGTTTCACGGCATTATCCTCGGCTATTCGCGGCAGATTTTCGCGCTGGCGCGCGCGGGCTATCTGCCGGAGTGGCTCTCCAAGGTGCATCCGCGCTTCAAGACGCCGCATCGGGCAATCATTGCGGGCGGCGTGGTGGGCATCGCGGCGATCTACAGCGACGAGCTGATCCAGTTCGGCGGCCAGACGCTGACGGCGAACATCGTGACGATGTCGGTGTTTGGCGCTATCGTGATGTATATCATCAGCATGTTGTCGCTGTTCAAGCTGCGCCGCGCCGAGCCGAACATGGAGCGCCCGTTCCGCGCGCCGCTGTTTCCGGTCTTTCCGGCGTTCGCGCTGGTGGCCGCGGTCATCTGCCTGGCCACGATGGTCTACTTCAATTTTCTGGTGGCGATCGTGTTCGCAATCTTTCTCGCGCTGGGCTACGTCTACTTCCTGATGACGCGGCATCAACGCGAAGCCGCGCCGGCGGACGCCCTGCTCGAAGAATGA